From a region of the Thermodesulfobacteriota bacterium genome:
- a CDS encoding alginate export family protein — MKKGLLVLMMLLLTVPAFAVQLTVAEGEATSGVKLDLGGDIRFRGYDFNNFWNFADSGVDPVTGKSYDGDDYETYRLRSRIFAKVGVAENVSGYIRFANQTYGENVGTGVNTDENVFADNAYIDLTNLFGAPLDLRMGRQDLFYGTGFVVADGESDAASTAFYFDGIKATLRMSKTAKIDAFYLKDEENNRAEISGGDDVNLMGAYLTGECPVMGGKQEVYALNRTDDGIDKDIWMGGFRLSRTFDSGLNYSAEAAYQWGDAYRDAATDDVLDQQALGYKLELGYAVPVDSVKLRPFVGYTSMSGDQDAGDDDFEGWDAFYGGWPQFGDLLSWVFINGPAQFSTGYPQSTSVAGEVNYSNLNLASVGTDVTIGKVKTTLSYTKLIIDDISTTSANFEHDNDYGDYYQAIVTFPYNKYLSFAIDASMIDPGDAFPDTNDDMAHEVFVETNLKF; from the coding sequence ATGAAAAAAGGATTACTGGTTTTAATGATGCTGTTATTGACCGTGCCGGCTTTTGCCGTGCAATTGACGGTCGCGGAGGGGGAGGCGACAAGCGGGGTGAAACTGGATCTGGGCGGCGACATCCGTTTCCGGGGGTATGATTTTAATAACTTCTGGAATTTTGCCGACAGCGGCGTGGATCCGGTTACGGGCAAATCCTATGACGGCGATGATTATGAAACCTATCGCCTGCGCTCCAGAATTTTTGCCAAGGTGGGCGTGGCGGAGAACGTGTCCGGTTATATTCGTTTTGCTAACCAGACTTATGGTGAAAACGTGGGTACCGGTGTCAACACCGATGAGAACGTGTTTGCCGACAACGCTTATATCGACCTGACCAATTTATTCGGCGCGCCCCTGGATCTGCGTATGGGCCGTCAGGACCTGTTTTACGGCACCGGGTTCGTGGTCGCCGACGGCGAATCGGATGCAGCGTCCACTGCTTTTTATTTTGACGGTATCAAGGCGACCCTGCGGATGTCCAAAACCGCCAAGATCGACGCTTTTTACCTGAAGGACGAAGAGAACAACCGGGCGGAAATCAGCGGCGGCGATGATGTCAATTTAATGGGCGCTTATTTGACCGGCGAATGCCCGGTCATGGGCGGCAAGCAGGAAGTTTACGCCCTGAACCGGACGGATGACGGAATCGACAAGGATATCTGGATGGGCGGTTTCCGTTTGTCCCGTACCTTTGACTCCGGATTGAACTACTCGGCTGAAGCCGCCTATCAGTGGGGTGATGCCTACCGGGACGCGGCAACCGACGATGTGCTGGATCAGCAGGCCCTGGGCTACAAGCTGGAACTCGGCTATGCCGTTCCGGTAGATTCCGTCAAGCTGCGGCCCTTTGTCGGCTATACTTCCATGAGCGGTGATCAGGATGCCGGCGATGATGATTTTGAAGGCTGGGATGCGTTCTACGGCGGCTGGCCCCAGTTCGGCGACCTGCTCTCCTGGGTGTTTATTAACGGGCCGGCCCAGTTTTCCACCGGCTATCCTCAATCCACCTCGGTTGCCGGTGAAGTTAACTATTCTAACCTGAACCTGGCCAGCGTGGGTACCGATGTTACCATCGGCAAAGTCAAAACGACTCTTTCCTATACCAAATTGATCATCGATGACATTTCCACCACCAGCGCCAATTTCGAGCATGATAATGATTACGGTGATTATTATCAGGCGATCGTAACCTTTCCTTACAACAAATACCTGTCCTTCGCTATTGACGCCAGCATGATTGATCCGGGTGACGCTTTCCCCGACACCAATGATGACATGGCCCATGAGGTTTTTGTGGAAACCAACCTGAAGTTCTAA
- a CDS encoding putative porin, whose protein sequence is MKKALLMWMGSLTLALGFTCVNMATAGESTKLLDKLVEKNVLTAEEAKSIQVVPSWVEKIKLSGDLRLRHDTQWREEGDHDYDRHRERFRLRLGLDAKTSDTTKVVVKLASGSGEQNSTNASFDDHARGKEIWIDQAYAAWDATDYLKVTGGKQANPLFTSSIVWDSDVNPEGLSESFNFEMTENAKMFINLGQWVVEELNSKEFNTDPMMTAWQAGGEFNLAEDIGLTVAATYYDFTHLDDLAWGDGVLGDDETFLGGNKSLGQQMIFDADGNLLNEFGCVEIGTRLKMKKVLPVPVSLFASYITNLEQDIDDLVEDGVNPGDSDPAKLLAYGGDDRDAGWQVGFDAGSKKKKGDIYFQYLYQELEDYAFPAVFVDSDFHGGGTNCKGHKLDVVYCVTDNVSLAAAGYMTEREDEDKDGQKDEDRLQLDAILKF, encoded by the coding sequence ATGAAGAAAGCGTTATTGATGTGGATGGGTTCGTTGACGCTGGCGCTGGGGTTCACTTGCGTGAATATGGCGACAGCAGGTGAAAGCACCAAGTTGCTCGACAAGCTGGTGGAAAAAAACGTCCTGACGGCGGAAGAAGCCAAAAGCATCCAGGTGGTTCCCTCCTGGGTCGAAAAAATCAAGCTGAGCGGCGACCTGCGGCTGCGTCATGATACCCAGTGGCGGGAAGAAGGGGATCATGATTATGACCGGCACCGGGAACGCTTCCGTCTTCGGCTTGGATTGGATGCCAAAACGTCCGATACCACCAAGGTGGTTGTGAAACTGGCCTCCGGTTCAGGCGAGCAGAACTCCACCAACGCCAGTTTTGACGATCATGCCCGGGGAAAGGAAATCTGGATCGATCAGGCCTATGCCGCCTGGGACGCTACGGATTATCTCAAAGTAACCGGCGGGAAACAGGCCAATCCCCTGTTCACCTCTTCGATCGTATGGGATTCGGACGTGAACCCGGAAGGATTGTCCGAGTCATTTAATTTTGAAATGACCGAAAACGCCAAAATGTTTATCAACCTGGGGCAGTGGGTGGTGGAGGAACTGAACAGCAAGGAGTTCAACACCGATCCCATGATGACCGCCTGGCAGGCCGGCGGAGAATTCAACCTGGCCGAAGATATCGGCCTGACGGTAGCCGCCACCTATTACGATTTCACGCATCTGGATGACCTGGCCTGGGGCGATGGCGTTCTGGGAGACGATGAAACATTTCTGGGCGGCAACAAGAGCCTCGGCCAGCAGATGATATTCGACGCCGACGGCAATCTCCTGAATGAATTCGGTTGCGTGGAAATCGGGACCAGGCTCAAGATGAAAAAGGTCCTGCCTGTTCCCGTTTCCCTGTTCGCTTCCTATATCACCAACCTTGAGCAGGATATCGATGACCTGGTCGAAGACGGCGTCAACCCCGGTGACAGCGACCCGGCCAAACTGCTGGCCTACGGCGGTGATGACCGTGACGCGGGCTGGCAGGTCGGTTTTGACGCCGGCAGCAAGAAGAAAAAAGGCGATATTTACTTCCAGTACCTCTATCAGGAACTGGAAGATTACGCCTTTCCGGCGGTATTCGTGGATTCGGATTTCCACGGTGGCGGCACCAACTGCAAAGGCCACAAGCTGGATGTCGTTTATTGCGTGACGGACAATGTCTCCCTGGCGGCCGCGGGTTACATGACCGAGCGCGAAGACGAAGACAAGGACGGCCAGAAGGATGAAGACCGGCTGCAACTGGACGCGATATTAAAATTCTAA